The sequence AACTTTCACCTGCATAAAAAATACTTAACTCTTCAGATTACTTTAGCTATTGCTCTAAGGGAAAAATAGTATCTCAATAAGCaagtaaaatacaaataccaCCTTGGTTAGTTCAGCTGTTTGGACTAACTTATTCTTACTCCCAGCATACATCATCTGTTGTTCAGGCTTACATCCTGGAAAAGAGATTAGTATAGACATGagacttagaaatttaaaaagtgatgagttttcactttttactttcaaaaaatgACACATTTAGGATATTCTTATGCTATTGAGTTTACAAAAAACTTCAGTCTCAGTGTGTATGGGTGTATTTCGAGAGTCTTACATTGCATATTGCCTGCACAAAGCCATAGCTAAATGACAAACAAGGCTGCAggtcaacaaaaataaatgaggctACATCTCTGTAGATCTTTTACAACCTCGTAAATACTTAAGAACTTTTCAGCactattttaattttgacattaaATATCAAGGTCAATTTTATGGATGCCTAACATATATAGGTTTGGGGATGGTGATGGATCAGTGTGGGGAGATGCACCCTGGACAAAAGTTACTATTTTAAGTGCTAAAGTAAAGTTTAGAGTTCAGAGTTGTGGGCATAATGGTGACAGTACTGGGAATTCTGGTGATAATGGATATACCCTGAATAACAATAAACCACTTTAATATCTAATGTAAGCTACTCTGAAACTATTCTCAAGATTATAGGCGTTATCATCAGTAACTACTATTTTacacataaacacaaatatatatcaTGATTATACATGAAGTTCATGTACTCACAcacaaaactaaaacagaaaatgtatgctggtattttaaaatgtccCTACGTTTCATATTCCTTAAATGTATGTATGATTTGACTGATGAATTACACTTCTAGAAATGTATCCTAAGAAAACAACTTCTTTCTAAGGATGAAttcatgtgcacatgcacacatacctcTATTTAGGTTAAGTCAACACTTTACATCTTTAAAACAAGCATAAAATTTGTCTTATATAAAAATGGTTTAATTATATCAGGACGAAATATACTATATAAAGGAATTCACTCACCAACAGGACtggagaaaataaagcacagaggATATGAAACTCTTCCATCATCATGTTGGTATTTATAACTATACACAATGAAGGTTTTTCTCAagttaaagaaactaaaattattGCTCTATTTGAGACAAGTATCTACCGACAAAGTTCTGAAAGAAATATACACCTGGGGAGCTAGTGAGTGGTAAATTTCTCTCTTATCCATTTGGGCCATAcctttattatcattatctttCCATAAAAGTATACACGAGCCCCAAAGTTAAGTTATTAAATCAtattatctctcaaaaatatattaaaagtgtaGATTTAGTATGGaggttttctaaatttttattgtaaCCACATAatagaaggaatttttaaaaaaggaaataattcatcCCACTAGTACATCAGCTTCCCATTTTTCTTAGTCCAATatgtgcatacatttttttttagagagacagagagagagagagagagagagagagaaagagagaggaaacataagtgggggaggggtagagagagtgggggacagaggatccaaagtgggttctgggctgacagcagacagcctgatgcacggctcaaactcacgaaccctgctatcatgacctgagctgaagtcggacacttaaccgactgagccacctaggtgcccccgtGCATACATATTTTGATTGTAATCATGGTGTAGgagaaaattttgtaaaatataggtcttttaaaaattgaacaaacCAACTTCGTAAATAAAATTCTGACCACTAAAGgaaacaaatctttttaaagCACCAAGAAAAGGATATCGAGGTTGTCGTTCAGGCAGTTCATCTTTAAGTTCATCCGGTGAAATGCCCTAgcaccataaagaaaaaaactttttaaacattttcttaccCAGAATACATTAAGTATATACCAAGTACCTTATACCAAGTACCCATTCTATTAATAGATATAACTTCATAACCACATCCCACAACATAAAATTTTAGGTTACTACGTTGTATATAAGCTGAGATTCCTAAACCCTCAAGCCAATGAAAGCCCACACCAGCCCACTCAGTTTAGTTCCACTTATTATCTAAATAGCCGTGTTCATGTTTCAGCTGTCAAGAAATTCTGAATAAGATAATAGGCCACTCCTCAAAGGAGCGTCtgatttggaaagagaaaaaagttaattttttttcagtctaaatTAGTTACTTAATTTGACAAACTAAACGCTTAGGTTATagcattttagattttaattactGGCTGAACAAGTTAGAAGTTATAAAGTTAACTGAGTTTTTACTGGACGTGTAGCCCTATCTTCGACCACTTACTACATtggtttcattaatgttttaaagaatgtgATTAAATTAGCAAGACAATGTGCTACATAATAATTAGCACATGCTTTTCATGCATAATGAGCATGTATTTAGACTCATCTTAAAAGGACACATAACTAACACCGCATCTTTCAGCAATTGCTTAACTATAAAACTGTACTTAGCTGATTAAACAAACCTCGAGCTCTTCATCCAGTACCACCAGGCGTTTATCCTTATCAAtcttcactaaaataaaaatacagtataagTAAACTGTGATTCTAATGTGACCTTGATCTACCCAACTCACAGAGTCTCAGTCCTTTTTCTGgcatctaaaattaaaacattaagaaacacaaacataaaacTCATTTGCAGTTTAGTTTATGGTCTAATTAGCTAGCTGTGCTTTTCAAGCAGTCAGCATTTAAAGGCTTTTACCCACAATTCTCATCACCTAATTTGCTTATTTAGAATTTTACATCAACTCCTTACATTTCCTGTGTATCTGAAGAATTTTGTAACTCAAATGCAACTTCCTTGATAATAAAAAAAGGTCTGAAAGGGTGACTATAAAGGAGCGTGGTCTATGTAGCACGGTCAGAACTGCAAAGGAAAAGCGGACCAGGGGTTAGGATAGAACCACCACTAGATTTCCAGCTTCTCCAGAGTCCAGATTTCACAGCGCAGTATGATTATTCTGACATGAAGAATTACCAAACAGCAGTGATatctatatgcaaatatatgtaacataaccTGAAGCCAAATTGAAAAATGTTTGGATAATCTATGCCTTTATACTTTTCCATTACTCTGAAATGTTGGCCAGTTTTGGTTTGTAATAACTTCATAGTAAATTCTGTAAGATACAGTAAGATCTGAAATAGCTTTATCTTTTGCAGCAAAATGGCACTGACATGAATGTTCACTTTTAAGAACTGTATGCCTACGTTGTAGTATTTATTTGTAATAGAACCAACATTCGTGACAAGTTGTCACTGCCTCGTTAATTCACATCTGCTGGATGCCTCTCTGTTAAGCATAGTTATAGAGTTCTACAATGTTACCCCCCGCCCTTCCTTCATCCTCCTAAATCATCACCCACATCTTAAATATTacttaagaatataaaagaaatctGCATAACATCAGCTACAGCTCACAGAAGAGGCTATATGCAAATCATTCTTTCCATGGTCAGAAGTTGGTGACACTTAAAAGTACTCTCCATGAAACTGGGGTTCAAGTCTAGAATTGAAATGAGGCCCCAAATCACTTTGAAGACAATGCTGAACATTTTACCATTTTAGGTGCAAGCAAAGGTTTCTGGCTGAGATTGAATGACCAGGAAATTTTTAGTCTCCTGAGAAGTTAAAGGATGGAGCTGGGTGGGTCACTACCATGACCAGGTGACTAAGATCATCTTCTCCAGAGCTGTGTAGGCAgctgaggagggaggcaggacacTCCACCTCTGTTCTATGATAAcaaatattacttattttctaaaGTGATCTAAAAGCAAGGGGGAGGATTAAAACAggaggcggggcgcctgggtggctcagtcggttaagcggccgacttcggctcaggtcatgatctcgcagtccgtgagttcgagccctgcgtcgggctctgtgctgacagctcagagcctggagcctgtttcggattctgtgtctccctctctctgaccctcccccgttcatgctctgtctctctgtctcaaaaataaataaacgttaaaaataaataaataaataaataaaataaaacaggaggaGGCATATTATCTCCTAAAGTCTCAGTTTATTCAATGTAGCTATAAGATAAAAATCAACAGAGACCATGTAACTGAGGCAATCACTTTTAGCTTACTTATGATGGCAGCATTGTTCGTTTCTTTGCGAAAACGaaattttctcagcttttccACTAAATCTTCAGCAACATCACAAACCACCAAAGACTcactctagaaaagaaaaaaaaaaaaaaaagtataaaatgccaTGACTTCAATACATGTACATGTGAAAGTTATAAAGATTAATACCTTTAAAAACATACTGACATCTACATGTCACAATTAAATGAACATGAAACACCTGAACACTTAGAGCTTTTAAATCTACCAACCTTTATCTACATTAATCATACACATTTGCTCATCTAATGTGTAGGCTATGCCTTAACTTTCTCTTTGGCTAATAAATATCTCAAAGAACTAGATATAATAATGTGCAATTTCATCAGagccagagaagggaagaatacaggaaaagTCAAGGATCACTGCtgttagaaaatacatttttgcacTATGcaagaagaacaggaaaaatcaTCTTTATTGTACTTAGAATTAATAAGACCTTGGTTCATTTTTGTGTCTCGCAActgtgaaaaaatacaaataaacaaaagtaagaaaagtaagTCACAAAAGTAAATACCAATACCATTTTATATCTTAACTAAATTACTgtggggattaaaaaaagaagttattaagAATTACGAAAGCgggacacctgactggctcagtctgcAGAGCATGCAGCTCGTCTCAGGGTCTTGAGTCTGaacctcacattgggtgtagagaattatgaattcttaaaaaaaagaattatgagagCAAAACtagatgaaacaaaaataaactatactaAAAGAACCTTTTACAATTATGAAAAAATGTTAGAGATTCTTCTCCAGAAATCTGGCAAGGAAATGACCTAAAGCACTCTTCTTTTAGTAATGCAAATGTATTTTACTGATTGAAAGCACGAggacagaaatcttttttttccctttcttaatgTGTAAAACTTTGAACACATAGAGGAGAGAGAATAGTATAGTGGAACCCTATGCACTATATCAGTTTCAAACATTATCAACACATAGTTGATCTTATTGCATCAAAACCCTCCATACTGCCCCCCATGGAAGTCACACGGCAAAGGCCCAAAGTCATTTcaactgtatatattttagtaCGTATCATTAAAATGACAGTATGTGCCATTAAGAATACAAGGATAATAACAATATCTCACCTTAAAAAACCTAACCATAATTCCAGTCTCAAATAATCAAATAGAATTCAAATTCCCCACATTGTTTTTCCCCCCCACAACAGGTCTGATTGAGTCAGGTACCAAAAGAAGGTCCACATTCTTTGATCTTTTCAAACATGTTTCCCTCTCCTTCAAGAAAATTAGAACATTTCAGAGACCAATGCTAAATACATGTCTCATTATAACCCAAAAAGTTGAAGGCTTccaattttaagttaaaatacaaatttaataaaagcCTACTTTTTTGACCCCAGGTTGGGTAAATGAGGGCATAAGTTAAATCAGAAatagctattattttaaattgtcctTTAATTCAGAACACTGGTAATATGTAAGGTATAACAGACCACA comes from Panthera tigris isolate Pti1 chromosome B3, P.tigris_Pti1_mat1.1, whole genome shotgun sequence and encodes:
- the GMFB gene encoding glia maturation factor beta isoform X2 translates to MSESLVVCDVAEDLVEKLRKFRFRKETNNAAIIMKIDKDKRLVVLDEELEGISPDELKDELPERQPRFIVYSYKYQHDDGRVSYPLCFIFSSPVGCKPEQQMMYAGSKNKLVQTAELTKVFEIRNTEDLTEEWLREKLGFFH
- the GMFB gene encoding glia maturation factor beta isoform X3 produces the protein MSESLVVCDVAEDLVEKLRKFRFRKETNNAAIIMKIDKDKRLVVLDEELEGISPDELKDELPERQPRTFIVYSYKYQHDDGRVSYPLCFIFSSPVGCKPEQQMMYAGSKNKLVQTAELTKTDNTGIYRI
- the GMFB gene encoding glia maturation factor beta isoform X1, translating into MSESLVVCDVAEDLVEKLRKFRFRKETNNAAIIMKIDKDKRLVVLDEELEGISPDELKDELPERQPRTFIVYSYKYQHDDGRVSYPLCFIFSSPVGCKPEQQMMYAGSKNKLVQTAELTKVFEIRNTEDLTEEWLREKLGFFH